Proteins encoded within one genomic window of Balneolaceae bacterium:
- a CDS encoding transketolase C-terminal domain-containing protein produces MSTKTTEKQKKVDWKRVARLMLLSRAIDDIEENELVPDKKILYQFSARGHELVQILLGMNVTNPKDAVSAYYRSRPLMLTLGLSAEDAIASDMAKSGGYSDGRDIGVVCNMPNKDGPLVLPLAGDVGSQYTPGAGYGQAIQFLSQTEEEKYNQAISVICGGDGSVATNGFWSALTMATTLNLPVLFFIEDNGYGISVESRFQTPGGNIANNLYSFKNLKIYKGDGTNPEEASEIIQESTEYVRNHNGPALLRLTVPRLNGHSYQDNQAYKSEELLEKEEENDPQKKLKNFLIPDFVSEEDWSDLETETKMRVRKATEEAWNRPSPSEDHLKESLYQDGMEIQKVGGLYSNGFEFSKTSTEPQSGKQRINMVESIRKTLEHELEINEKVLVFGEDVGKKGGVHAVTSGLQTKFGEDRVFDTSLSEEGIIGRSVGLAYAGFLPVAEIQFRKYADPATEQLKNAGTIRWRTANKFAAPMVVRMPGGFAKCGDPWHSESNEAFFAKMIGWQLVMPSNAQDAAGLLRSAMRDNNPTIFFEHRNLLDSKYARTPYPGDDFVVPIGKAKKLTDGSDLTMITWGAMCERCEKAADQIDVSVEIIDLRTIFPWDKEMVFESVKKTNRCLIVHEDNRTGGFGAEISATISDELFKFLDAPVQRLAFPDVPVPYNIDLMNSVMPDAGKIADKIQELLTF; encoded by the coding sequence ATGAGTACTAAAACTACGGAAAAACAAAAAAAGGTTGACTGGAAACGGGTTGCACGTCTCATGCTTCTATCTCGGGCTATTGATGATATTGAAGAGAACGAGCTGGTTCCGGATAAAAAAATTCTCTACCAGTTTTCAGCAAGGGGGCATGAACTTGTCCAGATTCTGCTTGGAATGAATGTAACGAATCCCAAAGATGCAGTGAGTGCATATTACAGGTCTCGCCCGCTGATGCTGACACTTGGTCTGTCGGCTGAGGATGCAATTGCCTCAGATATGGCAAAGTCGGGAGGATATAGTGATGGCCGTGATATCGGGGTTGTCTGTAATATGCCAAACAAAGATGGACCACTGGTTTTACCTTTGGCCGGTGATGTGGGATCTCAATACACACCGGGGGCCGGGTATGGGCAGGCGATTCAATTTCTATCACAAACAGAAGAAGAGAAATACAACCAGGCGATTTCGGTGATTTGTGGGGGAGATGGATCTGTAGCAACCAATGGATTTTGGTCAGCATTGACGATGGCAACCACTCTCAATCTGCCAGTTCTCTTTTTTATTGAGGATAATGGTTATGGAATTTCGGTTGAGAGCAGATTTCAAACGCCGGGTGGAAATATTGCAAATAACCTGTACTCATTTAAAAATCTCAAAATTTATAAAGGGGATGGAACAAATCCCGAAGAAGCCTCAGAGATTATTCAGGAATCAACAGAATATGTTCGAAATCATAACGGCCCGGCTTTACTTCGTTTGACAGTTCCGAGACTGAATGGTCATTCTTACCAGGATAATCAGGCATATAAAAGTGAAGAACTCCTCGAAAAAGAGGAGGAAAATGATCCGCAAAAAAAGTTGAAGAATTTTTTGATTCCTGATTTTGTATCAGAAGAGGATTGGAGCGATCTTGAAACAGAGACGAAAATGAGGGTTAGAAAAGCCACGGAAGAAGCTTGGAATCGTCCATCACCCTCAGAAGATCATCTGAAAGAATCACTGTATCAGGATGGAATGGAGATCCAAAAAGTTGGGGGATTATATAGCAATGGATTTGAGTTTTCGAAAACTTCTACTGAGCCTCAGTCCGGGAAGCAGCGAATCAACATGGTGGAGTCGATCAGGAAAACACTGGAACATGAACTGGAGATCAACGAAAAGGTATTGGTGTTTGGTGAAGACGTAGGGAAAAAAGGCGGTGTTCATGCCGTTACTTCCGGATTGCAGACAAAATTTGGTGAAGACCGGGTATTCGATACGAGTTTATCAGAAGAGGGAATTATCGGCCGATCGGTTGGATTGGCCTATGCCGGGTTTCTGCCGGTCGCTGAAATTCAGTTTCGAAAGTATGCAGATCCTGCCACAGAGCAGCTTAAAAATGCCGGCACGATTCGCTGGCGAACGGCAAACAAATTTGCAGCCCCGATGGTAGTTCGTATGCCGGGTGGTTTTGCAAAGTGTGGTGATCCCTGGCACAGTGAATCAAACGAGGCGTTCTTTGCAAAGATGATCGGCTGGCAACTGGTTATGCCCTCGAATGCCCAGGATGCAGCCGGACTCCTGCGATCGGCCATGAGAGATAACAATCCCACCATCTTTTTTGAGCATCGAAATCTGCTGGATTCAAAATATGCCAGAACACCATATCCCGGAGATGATTTTGTGGTTCCGATTGGGAAGGCAAAAAAGCTGACAGATGGTTCAGATCTCACAATGATAACATGGGGAGCGATGTGTGAGCGATGCGAGAAGGCAGCAGATCAAATAGATGTTTCAGTTGAGATCATTGACCTTCGAACTATTTTCCCATGGGATAAAGAGATGGTTTTTGAATCGGTGAAGAAAACGAATCGATGCCTGATTGTTCATGAGGACAATCGAACGGGTGGATTTGGTGCTGAAATCAGTGCTACCATTTCGGATGAACTTTTTAAATTCCTGGATGCACCGGTGCAGCGACTTGCCTTTCCTGACGTTCCGGTACCTTACAACATTGATTTAATGAATTCGGTGATGCCGGACGCAGGAAAGATTGCTGATAAAATTCAGGAGCTACTTACATTCTGA
- a CDS encoding acyl-CoA dehydrogenase family protein, translating to MSLDITKTLNIKRDIDSFIDHYKNKLNELFSERNDEDELLMTRGLPPYILRQIMECNPLSTFIPEEYNGRGAITSEALSMLETSSYQSLPLSLMMGINGALFLQPVANYGSEEAKTTIFKDFLRKKNMGGLMITEPDFGSDALRMETGFKYKEESKTYEIDGLKHWAGLTGWADYWLITARGYKKDGDLGRDIGFFIHDSSNGGIDVQEYYNNLGLYMLPYGKNKIDIEVPESHRLEPETTGVTMMLDILHRSRLQFPGMSTGHLKRMMDEALDHCKTRIVGGMSLFNYDQVKERLARLQSYFTISSAMSYFTSTNVSLQQNTSRMDVAANSIKSVVTDYMHEASQSLLQLVGAKGYRLDHIAGRAMVDSRPFQIFEGSNDILYQQISESVLKMMRKSKETNLYNFLKDYSLTENSAEHFKETLNFDVDFKMAQRKLVQLGRALGRLVSMEMTIRLGENGFNSDMISNSLKVVKSEINSLLSTYSFAESGSVIEDYDDSSSWLKFVNS from the coding sequence TTGAGTTTAGATATAACCAAAACATTGAATATTAAAAGAGATATAGATTCATTCATAGACCACTATAAGAATAAGTTAAATGAGCTGTTCAGTGAACGGAATGATGAAGATGAATTATTGATGACTCGTGGTTTGCCTCCATACATTTTGAGACAGATAATGGAGTGTAATCCACTTTCAACGTTTATACCTGAAGAGTACAATGGACGTGGTGCGATAACAAGCGAAGCTCTTTCAATGCTTGAAACTTCTTCCTATCAATCGCTTCCTCTTTCTTTAATGATGGGGATCAATGGCGCCTTATTTTTACAACCAGTGGCTAATTATGGCTCTGAGGAGGCAAAGACAACAATTTTTAAAGATTTTCTTCGCAAAAAGAATATGGGTGGTTTGATGATTACAGAACCAGATTTCGGGTCAGATGCATTGCGGATGGAAACTGGTTTTAAATACAAGGAAGAAAGTAAAACATATGAAATTGATGGTCTTAAACATTGGGCCGGATTAACCGGCTGGGCTGATTATTGGTTGATTACAGCCAGGGGATATAAAAAAGATGGTGACCTTGGCCGGGATATTGGATTTTTTATTCACGATAGTTCCAATGGGGGCATAGACGTTCAGGAATATTATAATAATCTCGGCCTCTACATGCTTCCGTATGGTAAAAACAAAATCGATATCGAAGTTCCGGAATCTCATCGTTTGGAGCCAGAAACTACCGGTGTTACGATGATGTTGGATATTTTACACAGAAGCAGATTGCAATTCCCTGGTATGAGTACAGGTCATTTAAAGCGTATGATGGATGAAGCTCTGGATCATTGTAAGACCAGGATTGTTGGAGGTATGAGCCTGTTTAATTACGATCAGGTGAAAGAACGCCTTGCGAGACTGCAATCATACTTCACTATAAGCTCTGCTATGAGTTATTTTACGAGCACCAATGTATCTTTACAGCAGAATACATCACGCATGGATGTAGCAGCAAACTCAATTAAAAGTGTAGTTACAGATTATATGCATGAGGCATCACAGTCTTTATTACAGCTTGTTGGGGCAAAAGGGTACAGATTAGATCACATTGCAGGTCGTGCTATGGTAGACAGCCGCCCGTTTCAAATTTTTGAGGGATCCAATGATATACTCTATCAGCAGATTTCAGAGTCTGTATTGAAAATGATGAGAAAATCAAAAGAAACTAATCTCTATAATTTTCTAAAAGATTATTCACTTACCGAAAACTCCGCTGAACATTTTAAGGAAACTCTCAACTTTGATGTTGATTTTAAAATGGCTCAGCGAAAACTGGTTCAATTAGGCCGGGCTCTCGGCAGATTGGTTTCAATGGAAATGACGATAAGACTTGGAGAAAATGGTTTTAACAGTGATATGATATCTAACAGCCTCAAGGTTGTGAAATCTGAAATCAATTCTCTGTTGTCAACTTATTCTTTTGCCGAATCGGGGTCTGTTATAGAAGATTATGATGACAGTAGTTCGTGGCTCAAATTTGTAAATTCATAA
- the hisC gene encoding histidinol-phosphate transaminase, producing MKIENFVPENIRLLQPYKAGSTIAEVRKRYQPRQISKLASNENRMGCSEHVLTAIQQVSGDIQDYPDPLASDLRKKIADFHNVSESEVLLAAGSESIIALLCRTFFKDNEHAITANATFVGFFVQSGVRGVHLKKISLTKDFRFDVDAILHSVDSRTKMIYIANPNNPTGTYITKKEYKRLREKIPENVLLVMDEAYHEYAQSVRNYPDSLKSRQQNVVTLRTFSKAYGLAGMRVGYAIADERLIEQMIKTKLTFEPTTLGQTAAFAALEDQAFIEKSVQRVDEERSKLYDFFDEYGVNYLPSISNSVMIILKDEDEAKLFTQNMMQRGVILRRTDAFGLPNCIRITIGTEQEMNHFKESFLNIYDATKSK from the coding sequence ATGAAGATTGAAAATTTTGTCCCTGAGAATATACGTTTACTACAACCTTACAAAGCCGGAAGTACTATTGCTGAGGTTAGAAAGAGATATCAACCCCGGCAAATTTCGAAACTGGCTTCCAATGAGAACAGGATGGGTTGCAGCGAACATGTTTTGACTGCAATTCAACAAGTTTCAGGTGATATTCAAGATTACCCGGATCCTCTTGCAAGTGATTTAAGAAAGAAGATTGCGGATTTTCATAATGTTTCGGAATCTGAAGTTTTGCTTGCCGCAGGATCAGAAAGTATTATTGCCCTTCTTTGCAGAACGTTTTTTAAGGATAATGAGCATGCAATTACTGCTAATGCTACTTTTGTTGGATTTTTTGTGCAAAGTGGTGTTCGAGGAGTTCATCTAAAAAAAATATCTCTTACTAAGGATTTTCGGTTTGATGTGGATGCCATTCTTCATTCTGTGGATAGCAGGACAAAGATGATTTACATCGCAAATCCTAATAATCCTACCGGAACCTACATCACAAAAAAAGAATACAAGAGATTACGAGAAAAAATTCCTGAAAATGTTCTCTTGGTGATGGATGAAGCCTATCACGAGTATGCACAATCTGTACGGAATTATCCGGACTCTCTGAAATCCAGGCAGCAGAATGTCGTAACACTCCGGACGTTTTCAAAAGCGTACGGACTGGCAGGGATGAGAGTGGGTTACGCCATTGCAGATGAAAGGCTGATTGAGCAGATGATTAAAACGAAGTTAACGTTTGAACCAACTACCTTGGGACAAACAGCGGCCTTTGCTGCACTGGAAGATCAAGCCTTTATTGAGAAGAGTGTACAACGGGTTGATGAAGAACGAAGTAAACTGTACGATTTTTTTGATGAGTATGGAGTTAACTATTTACCGTCTATCTCAAACTCTGTGATGATAATTTTGAAAGACGAAGATGAGGCCAAATTATTCACTCAAAACATGATGCAGCGGGGAGTAATTCTTCGACGAACAGATGCGTTTGGCTTGCCAAATTGCATTCGTATAACCATTGGAACAGAGCAGGAAATGAACCATTTTAAAGAGAGTTTTTTGAATATTTATGACGCAACGAAATCCAAATAA
- a CDS encoding SDR family oxidoreductase — protein MSKHILITGASKGIGNETAKYLANQNCSITAIARSEDKLNQLRAYAPEQIFPLSLDITQDGAAYQIKEHLENHQLAIDGLIHNAGLLINKPFLEQSDKDWERQISVNLMAPVRLTRSLISMFNKNSHIVNISSMGGFQGSEKFPGLSAYSTVKGALAILTECMALELADYNIKANCLCLGAVQTEMLETAFPGIEAPVNPAEMARYIGDFTIKADTFINGKILPIALNNPE, from the coding sequence ATGTCTAAGCATATACTAATAACAGGAGCGAGCAAAGGTATTGGAAACGAAACTGCAAAGTACCTTGCTAATCAGAATTGTAGTATTACAGCAATTGCCCGCTCGGAGGATAAACTGAATCAACTCAGAGCATACGCCCCGGAACAAATTTTTCCATTATCCCTTGATATTACTCAAGACGGAGCTGCTTACCAGATAAAAGAACATCTGGAAAATCATCAGCTCGCAATCGACGGATTGATACACAATGCAGGTTTACTAATCAATAAACCTTTTTTGGAACAGTCTGATAAGGATTGGGAACGACAGATATCTGTTAATTTAATGGCTCCGGTCAGGCTGACAAGATCACTTATTTCAATGTTCAATAAGAATTCTCACATTGTAAATATCAGCAGTATGGGTGGATTCCAGGGAAGTGAAAAATTTCCGGGTTTAAGCGCATACAGTACAGTGAAAGGAGCTTTGGCAATTTTAACAGAATGTATGGCACTGGAACTTGCTGATTATAATATAAAAGCAAATTGTCTCTGCCTTGGAGCTGTTCAGACCGAAATGCTTGAAACAGCTTTTCCCGGAATTGAAGCTCCTGTAAACCCAGCAGAAATGGCCCGATATATTGGTGATTTTACCATAAAAGCTGATACATTTATTAACGGTAAAATTTTGCCCATTGCATTGAATAACCCAGAATAA
- a CDS encoding SGNH/GDSL hydrolase family protein codes for MSEHKATDKEKEALEKYLLQFLNLEKHFPLLPGIKNEESIAGLMGISVDELQNLRSVFAENAKESALELLKEEDVLEWVDQLPFEKDDTIVAFGDSSTDDLQGWFEIFKNILDITIEGADFTFINAGLSYNTTSEALRRMNRDVLSHEPDWVIVNLGTYDVIRPSYFQNRTLIPLSESWENLSTIEDAIGTVTENPPVWITPTPIIPGLLDEMELFDFDINDQDLAAVREVITGKKGYIVDPLGHRMGNPPEAWYFLSDGINPSISGHTNTVKELLKSLATAKVRE; via the coding sequence ATGTCTGAACACAAAGCAACTGATAAAGAGAAAGAAGCTCTTGAAAAATATTTATTGCAATTTTTAAATCTTGAAAAGCATTTTCCACTTCTTCCCGGAATTAAAAATGAAGAATCGATTGCAGGATTGATGGGAATCAGTGTAGATGAGTTACAAAATCTACGTTCAGTTTTTGCTGAAAATGCAAAAGAATCTGCCCTCGAACTATTAAAAGAAGAAGATGTACTTGAATGGGTGGATCAGCTTCCATTTGAAAAGGATGATACGATTGTAGCATTTGGTGACTCATCGACAGATGACCTTCAGGGATGGTTCGAAATTTTTAAAAACATTCTGGATATAACTATCGAAGGTGCTGACTTTACATTCATAAATGCAGGACTTTCATACAATACTACTTCCGAAGCCCTCCGAAGAATGAATCGCGATGTGCTTTCTCATGAACCCGATTGGGTAATTGTTAATTTGGGTACGTATGATGTGATCCGGCCATCGTATTTTCAAAATAGAACGTTGATTCCTCTTTCAGAGTCATGGGAAAATCTTTCCACTATTGAAGATGCCATTGGAACTGTAACTGAGAATCCGCCTGTCTGGATTACACCTACACCAATCATTCCGGGCCTTTTGGATGAGATGGAACTCTTTGATTTTGATATCAATGATCAGGATTTAGCTGCCGTGAGAGAAGTAATTACAGGTAAAAAAGGATATATCGTGGACCCTCTGGGACACAGAATGGGTAATCCACCCGAAGCGTGGTATTTCTTGAGTGATGGGATTAATCCTTCTATTTCCGGACACACAAATACAGTGAAAGAACTTTTGAAAAGCCTGGCAACTGCGAAGGTGAGAGAATAA